Proteins from one Impatiens glandulifera chromosome 2, dImpGla2.1, whole genome shotgun sequence genomic window:
- the LOC124926504 gene encoding ribosomal RNA processing protein 1 homolog B-like codes for MNGGAIEAAGNGDTTLSTSSSLSLIKRLASCDKVVRDRALKRVLRAWLPSQQPEQVTDDELKKLWKGLFYCVWHADKAVVQLELINRLSALIVSLPIDLSIRYFSTFLITMRREWSGIDHLRLDKFYLLIRRFINASFRLLKGNSWDLELSRRLVCVLEQDALCAQDNLIGSGVNYHIASVFLDELKQFLPLSLETLDVIFKPFLKAMTESHDKLLVTKVGSNMFDVLLKMGIDLLVREKLVGGETSSDSKGDVFLLGTIALKMNFSAKFYESGSSPECFQGNRKTLFGLHEGFLKLEKDMASCGIEISIPVVVADDEDMEPVEEASEGGHIVPITKCSKNKRKAKKAFETDNNKAQDGDENTDNTENKKDKKKKKKKKRKSEISGTEDGDLSSVVANGDNSSVNITSKDDGNLILNDAFISNLQVQFAKVAAEVDLEKNGSSQEARKITVVDGPGSTKRKRTKNKDVQDSQVGDLKEVNNVADTGSISKSAKKVRFAMKNNLVWKPHSPLPPQNLRIPPSLTPRGSALKKGVRPGPIVEMPPEVKKPKMKKHGKKRVKAIAAAIKRLQRL; via the coding sequence ATGAACGGAGGTGCCATAGAAGCAGCCGGCAACGGCGATACTACTTTGTCTACATCATCTTCCTTGTCGCTAATAAAGCGTTTAGCTTCCTGTGACAAGGTCGTCAGGGATCGAGCTTTGAAGCGTGTTCTAAGAGCCTGGCTTCCTTCTCAGCAACCCGAACAGGTCACCGACGACGAGTTGAAGAAGCTATGGAAGGGACTGTTTTACTGCGTTTGGCACGCCGATAAAGCTGTAGTTCAACTGGAACTTATCAACCGTCTCTCCGCTCTCATCGTATCTCTTCCTATCGATTTATCTATTCGATACTTCTCTACCTTTCTAATAACCATGCGCCGTGAATGGAGTGGAATTGATCATCTCAGGTTAGACAAATTTTACCTATTGATTCGCCGGTTCATAAACGCTTCTTTTCGTCTTCTTAAAGGGAACTCCTGGGATTTGGAGCTCTCTCGTCGATTGGTGTGTGTGCTTGAACAGGATGCTTTATGTGCTCAAGATAATCTTATTGGAAGTGGTGTTAATTACCACATTGCATCGGTTTTCCTTGATGAACTCAAACAATTCCTTCCACTTAGTCTCGAAACTCTTGATGTTATCTTCAAGCCTTTTCTTAAGGCGATGACTGAGAGCCATGATAAGTTGCTGGTTACTAAAGTTGGTTCTAATATGTTTGATGTTTTATTGAAAATGGGTATAGACCTATTGGTGCGTGAGAAATTGGTTGGTGGTGAAACATCATCAGACTCTAAAGGTGATGTTTTTCTTCTTGGAACAATAGCTCTTAAGATGAACTTTTCAGCTAAGTTCTATGAATCTGGTTCATCCCCAGAATGCTTTCAAGGAAACAGAAAGACATTGTTTGGTTTGCACGAAGGTTTCCTGAAACTGGAGAAGGATATGGCATCATGCGGGATTGAAATCTCAATTCCTGTTGTTGTTGCTGATGATGAAGATATGGAGCCAGTGGAAGAAGCAAGTGAAGGCGGTCACATTGTTCCCATCACTAAATGTTCGAAGAATAAAAGGAAAGCCAAGAAAGCTTTTGAGACTGACAACAATAAAGCACAGGATGGAGATGAGAACACTGACAACACTGAGAACAAGAAggataagaaaaagaagaagaagaagaaaagaaagagtgAAATTTCTGGGACTGAAGATGGTGATCTGAGTTCTGTGGTTGCTAATGGTGACAACAGTTCTGTTAACATAACTTCAAAAGATGATggtaacttaattttaaatgatgcgTTCATTTCTAACCTTCAAGTTCAATTTGCGAAGGTGGCTGCTGAAGTTGACCTAGAGAAGAATGGTAGTTCACAGGAAGCTCGTAAGATCACAGTGGTCGACGGCCCTGGATCCACTAAGCGAAAGAGAACAAAAAACAAGGATGTGCAGGATTCTCAAGTTGGTGATTTGAAGGAAGTCAATAATGTTGCTGATACTGGAAGTATTTCGAAGAGTGCAAAAAAAGTGAGGTTCGCAATGAAAAATAACTTAGTGTGGAAGCCTCATAGTCCTTTGCCTCCTCAAAATTTAAGGATCCCACCATCCCTTACTCCAAGAGGTAGTGCACTTAAAAAGGGAGTCCGTCCTGGTCCTATAGTGGAAATGCCTCCTGAGGTGAAGAAACCTAAGATGAAGAAACATGGGAAGAAGAGAGTTAAAGCGATAGCTGCTGCAATCAAACGCTTGCAGAGATTATAA
- the LOC124926115 gene encoding glycosyltransferase BC10-like — MRTAKGWRVTMKDVQFSPTSRHRGPLKKPTWIIVLISLICMFLIFAYIYPPHNRSACYVFSSTGCKGFSNWLPPRTVRELSDDEIASRVVIRDILHAQLAKSANSKIAFLFLTPGALPFEKLWDKFFQGHEGRFSVYVHASKDKPVHSSRYFINREIRSDKVVWGRISMVDAERRLLANSLKDPDNQHFVLLSDSCVPIRDFDFVYSYLLNTNVSFIDSFEDPGVHGSGRYSDHMLPEVEKKDFRKGAQWFTMKRQHAIVIMADSLYYSKFRDYCKPGMDGRNCYSDEHYLPTFFYMLDPSGIANRSVTQVDWSEGKWHPKSYRELDVTRELLKNMTSIDRSEHITSEEKRRYLTAPCIWNGIQRPCYLFARKFLPETLNNLLVLSSNYTSKI, encoded by the exons ATGAGGACAGCTAAAGGATGGCGAGTAACTATGAAAGATGTGCAGTTTTCGCCAACATCTCGCCACCGTGGTCCATTAAAGAAGCCAACATGGATTATTGTTCTGATATCATTAATCTGCATGTTCTTAATTTTTGCTTACATATATCCACCACACAATCGCTCTGCTTGCTATGTGTTCTCTTCTACCGGTTGTAAAGGGTTTTCAAATTGGCTTCCGCCTCGTACTGTAAGAGAACTCAGTGATGATGAGATTGCATCCCGTGTGGTAATAAGGGATATATTACATGCACAATTAGCTAAATCTGCGAATTCCAAGAttgctttccttttcttgaCTCCTGGTGCTCTGCCCTTTGAGAAGTTATGGGACAAATTCTTTCAG GGACATGAGGGCAGATTCTCTGTCTATGTGCATGCATCTAAGGATAAGCCAGTTCATTCCAGTCGTTATTTTATCAACAGGGAGATCCGCAGTGACAAG GTAGTATGGGGAAGGATCTCTATGGTTGATGCAGAAAGACGCCTACTGGCAAATTCACTTAAAGACCCTGACAACCAACATTTTGTCTTGCTTTCTGATAG TTGTGTACCAATACGTGATTTCGATTTTGTTTACAGCTATCTGCTGAACACAAATGTCAGTTTTATTGACAG CTTTGAGGATCCTGGTGTGCATGGAAGTGGCAGGTACTCAGATCATATGTTACCTGAAGTTGAGAAGAAAGATTTCCGGAAGGGAGCACAG TGGTTCACTATGAAGAGGCAACATGCAATTGTTATAATGGCAGACagtttatattattcaaaatttcgGGATTACTGCAAG CCGGGGATGGATGGTCGCAATTGCTATTCAGATGAGCACTACCTACCAACCTTTTTCTAT ATGCTTGATCCAAGTGGCATAGCTAATAGGTCAGTAACACAAGTTGATTGGTCTGAAGGGAAATGGCATCCAAAATCTTACAGGGAACTAGATGTCACTCGCGAGCTTCTGAAAAATATGACT TCTATTGATCGGAGTGAGCATATAACTAGCGAAGAAAAG AGGCGATATCTGACTGCGCCTTGCATTTGGAATGGAATTCAGCGACCATGTTACCTTTTTGCGAGGAAATTCTTACCGGAAACACTAAACAACTTGCTGGTGCTTTCCTCAAATTACACTTCTAAAATTTGA